A stretch of DNA from Bacillus solimangrovi:
ATGGTTTTGAAATTGATGGTGAGAGCAATTTCCTTATTGATTGTTCAGCTGTATTTAATGGAGCGGACGGATTCGATCTAGATACAAATCATCACTGTGTCATTAATTGTGAGAGCATTCGAAATGGCGACGAAGGTTTTGAAATTAATGGAGACTTCAACAAATTTATAAATAATATATCCAAAGAAGCTGATGCTGATGGATTTGATGTTGAAAATGGTAATTCAAATACGTTATTTCGAAATAAAGTATTGAATAATGGCAGTGATGGTATTGAAATGGATGATTCATCTAATAACAATAACATAATTGAAAATCTGGTATGTGGTAATGAACAAAGTGGGATTTTTCTAACAGCTGGTGATGATGAATTTACTGTTGAAAATGTTATTGATTCTAATATAGTACGAAACAATGGTACAGGAGGAATCGGATCGGGTATCTTAGTTCTAGATAATGCAGATGATAATATTATACGCTTCAATAAATTGAAGAACAATGTGCCATTTGATATTCAGGTTGTGGGTGATGTTATGGATAACACATTCGATGGGAATATTTGTGGGAATAGTTTTCCTGATGGTCTTTGTACTTAATTCAACAATTAGACTCTCCTACGTGTAGAGAGAGTTTTTTTGTCTTATTAGACAAATTAAGAGCATTTTTATCGTAGTAATCTGTACACCCTTATAAGTGTCTGTCATTACTTAACAGCTATAAGAACCTTAAAATAGACTGTCTATCATAGAATTATTAAGAAAAAATGTATGAAGAGTGTGCTTTTAATGTTTTGCTACGGTTGACTTGGTCAAACGTATATTTTTATATGAAGTACAAGCGAAGTGTACTAACTACACATATTATTTAGTATATTCATAATTTATAAGAGGGTGATAGTAATGGCGATACACGTAGTTCCCACTGACTTTCCTACCGTGCAACTTGCAATAGATGATCCTGGTACAAATCCTGGAGATTCGATACAGATTCTAGCAGGTACGTTTGATGGATTTGATGTAACGAAGGAAAGGTTGAAGATTTTTGGTTGTGGAATTGGCAAGACGATAATTTCAGGAAACCCGTCACCTGCTGCAAGCGATGGGATTACAGTGAATGCAGATCAAACAATTTTGAAGGGATTTACCATTCAAGGATTTACGGTAGGCGATGGTATTGAGGTAAATAATGATACGAATATTTTGGTAGAGATTGAGTCAAGGCTTAACAGTGGTGACGGTTATGAAATTGATGGAGAAAATAATTTAATTATAAATTGCTTTGCCTCATCGAATGTTGCGGATGGATTTGATATTGATACAGATCATCACTGTATTATCAATTGTGAAAGCACTAGAAGTGGTGAGGAGGGCTTTGATATTGATGGACAGAATAACAAAGTGATCAATAATATAGCTATAGAAAACGTTGATGACGGTATCGATCTAAATGATGACTTTAATATTGTATACGGCAATACAACAATAAAAAACGATCGAGGAATCGGTGTGGATGATGACAGTAATAGTGTCATTAATAATTTGGTCTGTAACAATCGGAGAATTGGAATTGGTGTAGGTAGTGGTGATGTAGAAGATACGAATAACGTAATCGATTCCAATATCGTTCGTAATAACGGCAAGGAATTGTCACAATCAGGTATACTTGTTAATGATGTAGCATTCGATAACATAATTAGATTTAATAAATTAAGACTGAACGAACCTTTTGATATTGAAGTAGAGGGAAATGTTGCTGATAATACGTATGATGGTAATAAGTGTGAAAGTAGCGACCCAATGAATTTGTGTACTTGATGCAAGTAAGAACTCTCCTACGTTTAAGGAGAGTTTTTTTGTCGTATCTGATGAATAAGATCTTCTTTTTACACAGTCAGCTGTACATTTTTATGTTTTGCTACGGTTGCTTTGGTCAAACGTATATTTCTATATGAAGTACAAGCGAAGGGTACTTAGTCTACATATAATTTAATATATTTAAAATTTATAAGAAGGTGATAATGATGACGATACACGTTGTACCTACTGATTTTCCTACCGTGCAGCTTGCAATAGATGATCCTGGTACAAATCCTGGAGATTCGATACAGATTCTAGCAGGTACGTTTGATGGATTTGATGTAACGAAGGAAAGGTTGAAGATTTTTGGTTGTGGGATTGGTAAAACGATAATTTCAGGCAACCCGTCATTTGGAACAAATGATGGGATTACAGTAAATGCGAATCAAACGATACTAAAAGGATTTACAGTTCAAGGATTTACAACAGGAATTGATAGTAACGGAATAAATGTTAACTCAAATAACAACATCTTGGAAGAAGTTGAATCAAAACTTAATGGTGATGACGGTTATGAAATTGATGGTGAAAATAATCTAATTATAAACTGTTTTGCTTCATTTAATAGTGGAGATGGATTTGATATAAATACCATTCATCATTGTATTATTAACTGTGAGAGCATTAAAAATAGTATTGAGGGATTTGAGATTGATGGAGATAGTAACCGATTTATAAACAATACTTCTATTGAAAATGTTGATGACGGATTCGATATAGATGGAGACTTCAATATTTTGTTTGGTAACACAGCAATTAAAAATGATCGAGGAATTGGTATTGATGATGACGGAAATAATGTCATTAATAATTTGGTATGTAATAATCTAAGTGTTGGAATTAGTACTGGGGTAGAAGACTTTCAAGACTTGAATAACGTAATCGATTCGAATATCGTTCGTAATAACGGTGCTGAAGGCTTAGGATCAGGAATTTTTATTGGAGATACTGCGTTTGATAACACGATCAGGTTCAATAAGTTAAAACTGAACGAACCATTTGATATTCAAGTAGAGGGAAATCCGATGGATAATACGTATGATGGAAACAAATGTGAAAGTAGCGACCCAATGAATTTGTGTACATGATGATGCTAATTTGACTCTCCTATATTTAAGGAGAGTTTTTGCTGTAGTAGGTGTATGATACGTTAAATAATGGTTTATTATTGCTCTTGTTATCAATCATGCTAAAAATCTAAAATATTAATTTTTTTATAAATATAATTCCTTTAATGAAGAAACCACCAATTAGAAAAAATAGACTGAACAGCACAAAGCCATATATAAAGCCTTTCCACATTGCCCATACATCTAAAAACAAATTTTTAAAAAAGTCGAAAATCCTATGCAAGTTCATATCCCCCTCATAGTAAGAGTTGAGGTTTCTTAATACATCCAAATAAAACGTATATTTCCATTTTTACAAATGATAGTATACCATAGTTGATAGGATAGTAGTTATGAAACCATATATGAAAAGGTGACTTAAACGCTAGCCTTTAATTGATGAGGAGGTAGTAACCATGATTTCAACAGTAATGTTTTTTAATACGGTCTTTCAAATTGCGGGGATTTTTATGATTATCCTAGGGCTTTGGGAACTAAGAATAGGAATTAATCGCAAGAAGTACATTCAACTTATGACGGCTGGTTTATTATTAATATTTATTGTTCCCATCGTAACAATTATATTTTAAGTCGTATATGAGGTAACTGAAGCGTATTCATTTGATTTAACTTGATATGTTTGAGGAAAGAATTTTCTCATACGAGTCTTGTAACATTATAGATGCAGTTATTCATTTTATATAGGAGCGGATAAAATGATCAATATTCGAACAGCCAAAAGTACAGATTACGAAGTCATCTCACCTGTAATAAATGAATGGTGGGGAGGAAGGCAAATGGCGCAAATGTTGCCTAAGCTCTTTTTTGTTCATTTTAACAATACAAGTTTTATCGCAGAGAAAGATGGGAAGGTTGTCGGTTTCTTAATTGGTTTTTTATCACAAACATACGCAGATGATGCATATATCCATTTCGTTGGTGTTCACCCTGAACATCGGAAACATAATGTAGGTAAACGACTCTATACTGAATTTTTCAACGTTGTAAAAGAATATGAGAGAAAGTTTGTTCGTGCGATTACATCTCCAGTTAATCAAGGATCAATTGCCTATCATACGAAGATGGGATTTGAAATTGTAAAAGGTGATCGTGAAGTTAATGGTGTATCGGTTCATACGAATTACGATGGTTTAGGTCAAGATAGAGTGTTGTTTGTCAAGGAAATGATGTGAAGATTCAATCAGTGGGAGCTAACCGTCCTCACTGATTGTTTGTATTTCTTAATCATTTGGATTGATAATGGCTAGCATTTGATGATCTTCCCATTTTCCATTTATTTTGACACTTTGCTTTGCAATGCCTTCCTTATGAAAGCCTACTTTTTCTAATACTCGAATCGAACCGATATTGTGTGGCATCACACCAGCTTCAATACGATGCAAATGTAACTCCTCAAAAGCATAGTTCACGACTAACTGTGCTGCTTCGGTTGTATAACCTTTTCCATTCTGAGCTTTGTCTAAGAAATAACCGATAAAAGCACTTTGAAGAGAGCCACGTTGAATTTGGAATAAATCAATCGTACCGATTAGTTGATCACTGTGCTTGAATATACCAAATTGGTACGAAACATCTTGTTCTGCATATTTTTCATTGTTTATAATTAATTCTTCTTGCTTGTTCAACGTATAAAAATCAGTAGATCTTTCAAATGAAAATTGTTCAAAAAACGCACGATTTCGCTCTTGTAATTGAAGTCTTTCTGCTGCATCTGCAAGTTTAAAAGGTCTTAAGTAAATATTCTCCCCACGTAACAATTCGATCATCTCCCTTTTAATATAAAGGCATATATATTGGAATAACTGCTACTCAAATCAGTTTCGTTTTGGAAGTGGACTTAAGTGCTCATGAATGAGAAGCCATTGATCCGATTCTTTGACGAATACATTTGTCGCTCTGCCACGTCCACTCGTATATTCTCCATTGTAGTATCCTTCATAGAAATACGTATACGTGCATGTAGCGGAATTGCTTTCTGTATAGAGCCATTTTACATCATGTGCTTCATAGTTCTCATCTTTTATTACTGTCCAAGCTTTTTCAAAGTATAATTGAATTTCTTCGAGAGTCGTACACGTCTTATCTGTGAAAAAGTAGGTTGCGTTAGGGTGAAGTAATTTTCTAACTTCATCAAAATTGTGCGTGTTCGTCGCTTTTATGTAGTTGTTCAACACTTCCATAATGAATCTCCCCAGTCCATTTATTATAGAAAAGTTTACCATATACATGTTAGTAGAGGTAGAAGATGTGGTGAAATGTAAACATTGAAATCAGAAGGTGAACCTAGTGCTGTAGTTTGTTATGAATTACGATATGAGCTCTATCTAGGAACCACCTGAGTGTGATTGATAGGATATAAAGATAAAAAGACGTCTTATGTAGCTTAAACAACACTATGCATAACACGCCTTTTAAATGAAATTAATTAGCAATAAAAAGGGGAATTATCCTTCTACCAAGTTAGCCATCCACTTGTCTTCACATGTTTCGTCAATTTATCGTATTTACCTTCTCGCATTAATTGCTTGCATTTTGAGCGATAATGCCTTCTATCTTCTTTTTTTACATGGCTACATTCTTTATCGTAGCTGAAATATTTATCAGTATGACGAAAATTTTTAAGCTTTTCTTTTTTTGGATCTTTAAGCTTTTCTGAACAATAATACAAACGATTCTTTATTTTGTCTTCGACTGCTATTTCCCAACATAACATTTCATTTTTGTCAAAATTCAACTTCATCCCTAGTACGACAATATATAATTTACTTTTCTCAAAGTAGATATTATCAGTACTTAGATAAAACCACTTGTGAAAGTCAGCATACAAGCCCCCTTTCGAATAGAAGAATGGTTATCTAATTTGTATTATAACTCTGTAGCAAGAAATTCTGTCAATTCATTAACTTCTTTGCTTATTTCCTTATAAAGAGTCCAATGAAGATAATGATGCCCCTGTAATGCAACAACCTTACTAGCGGGAGAATTAGTTAACTGTGTTTTATAAAAAGACACATTATTTTTACCATCCTCTGTTACCGTTTTCTTCTTTAGTTTAGAAATCTGGCTTTTAAAAAGAAAGAATGTCATCCAAAGTTTTTCTTTTCCTTTGGAGACACCCTTTTGTTGTATTATGTTTAAAGGTTTTATTAATATTTTGATTGAGTAGGGGGGTGGTTGTGAATCAGATAACCTTATTCTAATGCTTTTTTAATAGAATCTGGCACATGAGTTTCATCCAGTTGTTCAGTGAATGATCGCCCGCTTTTCAGAGTAACCAGAATTACGTATTTTCCATATCCATAATGAGAATGATTTAATAATTGTTCCATTTGAGTAGTTTCTGTAATTTTAATGACTTTGTCTTTATCTGTAATCTCATCAAACTTTTTATCTGAATCATAAAATTCCTCTTCAGTTTGATTGATTTGTGCAATCTCCAGCTTCACGATATCGTTCGCCATAACTCTAACTTGTTCAAGATATCCGTTGTCTTTCATCCAATTTTCAATACCTTTATACCTTTTATCCCAATCGTAATGCCTTGAATAATCATAATCGACATTACCATCATCAATAACTGTAATCTCAAAATCCCCCCATTCGGGTCGAGATGCAATCATATCTTCATATTTCAGAGAAAGAATATCTTGTCTCAATAGTTTTTTAAATTCATTAATTTTTTCAAGGTCATAAATATTAAGCTCTTTATCAACATGACGACCAGACAAACGCAATAATCCTATATTTTTATCCAGGAGATCGAAATTAAAATCGTTTCTCTTGTAAATTTCTGATTCATAAATAGGTTTTAACTCAGTCGCAACTACAGTTAAAGGAGTAACATATTCTCTTGCTACCATGCTTCCATCCTCAAGTTCATACACGATAGTTGAACGTTCAAGGTCACGGTATCCAAATTCCTCTTCATTAAATTCAGTTTTTTCATTAACAATCTTGTGATGAAGACTGAGAATATCGTTAATATACTGTTCGTCTGAATGAAATGGGTTTTCTCCTTCTTCAAGTTTCTCTTTAAACCTATATACATTAGAACCATAGTATACATTTTTCACTTCTGCAGTCTCTGGTATCTTCGTTTCATAACCGAACACATCAACTTTGATTGCAACAACTACTACTGCAATAACAAGCCCATAACCGACGATATCGATGAGCATTCTAGCTTTAAATACACGCCACGACTTCTCAAGTACCATTACAGCGACAAGATAACCAATTATTGTTCCGGCAATATATCCAAACACAACCCAAGCGGTACTAATATCCTGTTGAGAGAAATAAACTGCTGAAAGAAGCATTGTACAAAAAGTCACACCGTATTTAAAAATAGGTTTTAAGGCTTTAAATGTTAACACTTGCCCTACCGCTTCAAGAGGGCGAACCTTATACAATAACCAGCCTGCAATAAACAGAATGACTGTAAGTATGATATAAATGATAATCTCAGTGTGTGAGTATGGATTGTTCTTATCATAAAGTTCTACAAACTGAACTAACGGAGACCATTTTATAGCTGTATCTTCAACTAAAAACCTTGTTGAAAAACCATAGAGCATATTGTTAAGTAACTCAGCAATTAAAATAAGTAAACCCATAGGAAGCATCAATACTATATAAGTTATGATACCTTGTGCAACGGAAATACCGGATAACATTCCTACAAATACAGAACATGCAAACAGAAATACCGTTAACAATGTTACAATTCCTGTCCATAATAGAAGTTCTCCAAATGTAAAGTTTTCACCAAAAGAGATCGTTCCTCTAACTGCCCAAGTAACGACAGAAGTGATAAGCACAGGAATTATGAGCATAAGCATCCCACTAATAACATGGTTGATGTAAAGACTTCCACGTTTTATTGGAAGACTATGCACCATAACGGATGAATCCTTCGTTTGTAAATAACGAAACAGAAATATCCCTGCTAAGATTGGTACAGTATATAAGAAAATTATTAGGACTTCTAATCCGATATCAAAAAATGTTTCGATACGTTCTGCGATATTAGTTGGTGGATCACTATCGATCATGATCATTTGTAACGGTAGAGAAAATAGTAAACCTAATAAATAAATAATACTAAGCCAGCCGTGTTGTTTGAAATCCTGCTTAATAATTCCTAGATTAAATAAGGATATGTTCGACTTCATAACCGACATCCCCCATTTCATAAATAAAAATTTCTTCTAACGTTAATGGCAATAAATCGAATACGATTGGTTTGAATGATTGAATGTGTTCCTTAATTTCATGTTCATTCCCTCTAACGACAAAGAGATGCACACTTCCACGTTGGTCTTTATGTAAAACTTGTAAACTCTTAATTGCTTCTTCTTCATCTATGTCTTCTTGGAAGGCAACCTGAACTTTGTGTGTATCAGCTTTTAAGTCGTCGATATCTTTTTCAATGACAATCTTACCTTTATGCATAATACCAACGTGGTCACAAATATCCTCGATTTCTCTTAAGTTATGAGAAGAGATAATGACGGTCATGTTTCGTTCGGCAGTATCTTGGAATAGTAGATTCTTAATCTTTTGGCGCATGACAGGGTCCAAACCGTCAATTGGTTCATCAAGAATTAATACATCGGGCATAGCAGATAGAGCTAACCAGAACGCAACTTGCCTCTGCATGCCTTTTGACAAGCGATGCACCTTTTTGTTGACGTCAATCCCGAATACTTGTTGTAATCGTTCGAATCGTTCTTGATTCCACTTTTTATAAAAGTATCGATAATAGATTGCCATCTGTTTAATCGTTGATTGAGGTAGAAAATAGAGAGCATCAGGAATGAAGATGACACGTTGTTTAAGATTCGGATTTTCAAACACATTTTCGCCATCAATTTGAAGTGAGCCTTTATCAGGATAATAAATGCCGGATAACATTTTTAGCAACGTTGTTTTACCAGCACCATTGGAACCGAGTAGGCCATAGATAGCACCTGTCTTAATTGATAAATTCAATTGACTTACGGCATCTTCACGCTCAAATTTCTTCCATACGTCATGAATCTCGATCATCGTTCTCATCTCCTCCTTCCATCTTCTGCTTCGCTTCTTCATATAACGTAAGCAAGTCTTCCTTTGTTAATCCAAGATAGACAGCTTCTGATATTAACTTCAACAATTGTGATTTCACCTCATTTAATTTCATTTCATTATGCATGACCTCAACAGGTGCAACAAAACTACCTTTTCCTTGAATCGAATATAGGTATCCTTGTTGTTCCAACTCTCGATATGCTTTTTGAATTGTATTGGGGTTAATCGTTAGTTGCTTCGCTAACATTCGAACAGATGGTAACTTCTCATCAGGTTGTAACACTTGATTAATGATTAGCTCTTTGATTCTGTCAACGAGCTGTTCATAGATTGCTTTTCGACTACGAATATCTAATTCAAACATTTTTAACCTCCTTATTAATGTTTGATGTGTGTTGACTGTGTTGTATATCTTAATACAGTTGAATTATATCTTATAAATGAAAAATTTGTAAAGGGTATATTTAGAAAAAGTTACTAACTTTTCAATTTGTCATGTGTGACTAAATACAAAGTACTATCTAATCATTTTGTTTTGGATGTAACTCATCATGGACTGAACAAACTTCTAATCTATCAATTTTTGTTGAATAAACTAACAATTTATTGATATTATTTAAAAAAATTGCTAGTTATCTAACCGTTTGATGTTGACTTCATTTGTAATAGGTTGGCCAGATGAGTAGACAAACTAACGTAATTAGTAAGGAGATTATAAATGAATTGTAAATATGTAAAGGTAGAAGTGCTTATTCCAGAAGTGTTCATTGATGAATTACGAACCGAATTGAATAACATCGGTGTTCTTAAAATAGGCTTGTATGACAATGTAATGTCATATTCCGAAGTAAAAGGATATTGGAGACCTTTAGAGGGAGCAACTCCATTTGATGGAGAAGTAGGAGAAATTTCAACAGGTACAGAATGTAAGGTAGAATTCCATTGTCTATATGAAGAAATCAATAACGTTAAGAAAGTTATTAATGACATTCACCCATATGAAGTACCTGTTGTGTATGTAATACCTTTATTAGATTGATAGTCGAACAACTATTTTCATTTAAAGTACAAGAAAAGTAAGTCGATTTTTCATATGATAGTGTAAATCACTATGTAATGAGAACTAAATAGATGATTCGATTAAGGGGGATAATATGTTTCCAACACTCAATACGAAAAGGCTCTTGTTAAGAGAAATTGTCAATGACGATGTGCAAGATGTATACAATGTTTTTGCTAATGAGAATGTGACAAGATTCTATGGACAAGAGCCACTAACAAGCCTTGACCAAGCTAAACAATTTATTGAGTTTTTTGCTCAGAGTTATAATGACAAACGGGGCATACGATGGGGCATTGAGTTGAAGGAAGAAGAGAAATTAATTGGAACAATTGGATTTAACGCATTATCCCTTAAGCATAAACGAGCTGAAATCGGTTATGAGCTTCACCCTGATTATTGGCGAAGAGGTTATGCAACGGAAGCAGCTTCAGAAGTAATGTCATATGGGTTCAATAAACTATATCTAAATCGAATTGGTGCTATCGTCTTTTTAGAGAATACGACCTCAAGTAATTTATTAACAAAACTAGGGTTTGAGAAAGAGGGAGTTCTTAGAAATTACATGTGTCAAAATGATCGGTCCTATGACGTTAACATGTTCTCAATTTTAAAACCTTAATTAAGTATAGAAAATATGGATGAGGGATGGGAGGTGACTTTATGAGTCATAAATGGTTAGAGTGGGCAAAGCAAATCCAAAGCATTTCACAAGCAGGCTTAGCATTCTCAAAAGATTTATACGATCTTGAACGGTATGAGACATTACGGAAAATAAGTGTTGAAATACTAGCTGAGTATACTGATTTGAAAATGGAGAAGATACAGCATCTCTTTGCGAATGAATCAGGTTATCAAACTCCGAAAGTAGATGTCCGAGGTGTCGTGTTTAAGGAAGACAAGATATTACTTGTAAAAGAAGAGCACGATCAGAAATGGGCATTACCTGGGGGGTTTTGTGACATCGGCTTGTCGCCTTCTGAAAATGTAGTGAAAGAAGTAAAGGAAGAAGCAGGTTATGATGTTGTTGTAAAGAGGCTGCTTGCAGTATTTGACTATCATAAACACCCACATCCACCTCAAGCCTATCATTATTATAAATTATTCATTTTATGTGAGATTTATGGGGGCAATGCCGCAACAGGTATCGAAACGAATGATGTTAATTTCTTCGATAGAGATAATTTGCCACCGCTATCACGCATGAGAAATACAGAGTCACAAATACAATTAATGTTTGAGTTTCTTAATCACCCTAACAAAGAAGTCATATTGGATTAAGTACTTACCGATATGGCTTTAATATAAAGGAGCAAAGATGATTTCAATAAAAAATAACCATAATACTGTTGTTGTCGTCGTTCACGAAATCTATGGAGTCAATGATCATATGATAGACGTTTGTAAAAGGTTAGCTGATCACAATGTTGATGTACTCTGTCCTAATCTTTTACAAGTAGATAAACCGTACAATTATTCACAAGAGAGTATCGCTTATACGAATTTTATAGAAAATGTTGGAATTGAGATTGCTAAAAATAAGCTGAAACCAATCTTGTTCGATTTGAAAGACAAGTACGATAAAGTATTTGTACTTGGGTACAGTGTAGGGGCAACGATTGCTTGGTTGTGTAGTAATGAAGCTGTTGTAGATGGTGTAGTTGCTTACTATGGTTCAAGAATTCGAGATTATGTACAACAATTGCCGCTTTCTCCTACATTATTGTTTTTCCCACAAATAGAAACCTCATTTGACGTTGATCAACTAGTCGAAACATTAAGTAATAAAGAGCATGTTTACATAAGAAAGATGGAAGGTAATCACGGGTTTAGCAATCCTTACTCTAATTCATATCATCAACAGTCAGCACAAGATTCATGGGATGAGACGTTAAAGTTTTTCGCTAAAATATGATTTTGGAGTAATCCCCTTGTATTCAATATGAATACAAGGAGATGGGTTGTTTGAAGTGCTTACGTTGTTGCTGATACTACAAAATAGCTTACTTTATTGTTGAGTCACTGGTTTGTATTGTCCAGGCACATTACTGACTGAAATGGCTAAGCGATTCCAACTATTGATCGTGTTGATTAGCACGATAAGATCGACAAATTGTTTTTCGTCAAAATGTTTTCGAACAAATTCATATACATGATTAGGGACACCATTTGTTGAGATAGAAGTGACTGCTTCTGTTAATTCTAGTGCCGCTCGTTCTGCATCATTATAGAATGGCGATTCACGCCATGCATTCAAACAATATATTCTTTGCTCAGTCTCACCAATTGCTCGCGCATCCTTCGTATGCATATCTAAGCAATAAGCACATTTGTTAATTTGTGAGCTACGGATTTTAATAAGTTCAATTAACTTCGGATCAAAACCTGTTGTGTTCTTGTATTCTTCGAATTGTAGCATTAATTTAACAGCTTCAGGAGCTGTTTGGTAAAGGTTAATACGTTCTTTCATTTCAATCTCCTCCATTAAGTAATATTGCTTTCACTATGTAAGACAAAATAGAGAGTTGAAATGTGACATAACTAGTGAAAAAGTATTAACTTTTTTATTTACTTTTACAATGGTAACGAGATATGCCTTAACTTATCAGGGTTTGAGATGATATAAATTTTCTTTATATTTGTTTCGGTTTGATCTAGTGCAAAGTAAATCGCCTTAAGCGGCTGTCCGTCTTGAACGTGTAAAACGCCACTTTGACCATTAATAATAATTGGTTGTAGCTCTCCATAGAAACTTCCTTTTGAAGCAATACCTTGTAAAAATGCTGATACGCGTTGCTTCGATATAATCGGGTTCAATGCAGCAATTACTTTGCCACCACCATCAGTAACAAGGACAACATCTTCTGTAAGTGTATTAATAAATTGATCGAAGTTTCCAGTTACAGAAG
This window harbors:
- a CDS encoding ABC transporter ATP-binding protein — encoded protein: MIEIHDVWKKFEREDAVSQLNLSIKTGAIYGLLGSNGAGKTTLLKMLSGIYYPDKGSLQIDGENVFENPNLKQRVIFIPDALYFLPQSTIKQMAIYYRYFYKKWNQERFERLQQVFGIDVNKKVHRLSKGMQRQVAFWLALSAMPDVLILDEPIDGLDPVMRQKIKNLLFQDTAERNMTVIISSHNLREIEDICDHVGIMHKGKIVIEKDIDDLKADTHKVQVAFQEDIDEEEAIKSLQVLHKDQRGSVHLFVVRGNEHEIKEHIQSFKPIVFDLLPLTLEEIFIYEMGDVGYEVEHILI
- a CDS encoding right-handed parallel beta-helix repeat-containing protein, which produces MTIHVVPTDFPTVQLAIDDPGTNPGDSIQILAGTFDGFDVTKERLKIFGCGIGKTIISGNPSFGTNDGITVNANQTILKGFTVQGFTTGIDSNGINVNSNNNILEEVESKLNGDDGYEIDGENNLIINCFASFNSGDGFDINTIHHCIINCESIKNSIEGFEIDGDSNRFINNTSIENVDDGFDIDGDFNILFGNTAIKNDRGIGIDDDGNNVINNLVCNNLSVGISTGVEDFQDLNNVIDSNIVRNNGAEGLGSGIFIGDTAFDNTIRFNKLKLNEPFDIQVEGNPMDNTYDGNKCESSDPMNLCT
- a CDS encoding right-handed parallel beta-helix repeat-containing protein; translated protein: MAIHVVPTDFPTVQLAIDDPGTNPGDSIQILAGTFDGFDVTKERLKIFGCGIGKTIISGNPSPAASDGITVNADQTILKGFTIQGFTVGDGIEVNNDTNILVEIESRLNSGDGYEIDGENNLIINCFASSNVADGFDIDTDHHCIINCESTRSGEEGFDIDGQNNKVINNIAIENVDDGIDLNDDFNIVYGNTTIKNDRGIGVDDDSNSVINNLVCNNRRIGIGVGSGDVEDTNNVIDSNIVRNNGKELSQSGILVNDVAFDNIIRFNKLRLNEPFDIEVEGNVADNTYDGNKCESSDPMNLCT
- a CDS encoding GNAT family N-acetyltransferase produces the protein MNIRTAKSTDYEVISPVINEWWGGRQMAQMLPKLFFVHFNNTSFIAEKDGKVVGFLIGFLSQTYADDAYIHFVGVHPEHRKHNVGKRLYTEFFNVVKEYERKFVRAITSPVNQGSIAYHTKMGFEIVKGDREVNGVSVHTNYDGLGQDRVLFVKEMM
- a CDS encoding GNAT family N-acetyltransferase, whose product is MFPTLNTKRLLLREIVNDDVQDVYNVFANENVTRFYGQEPLTSLDQAKQFIEFFAQSYNDKRGIRWGIELKEEEKLIGTIGFNALSLKHKRAEIGYELHPDYWRRGYATEAASEVMSYGFNKLYLNRIGAIVFLENTTSSNLLTKLGFEKEGVLRNYMCQNDRSYDVNMFSILKP
- a CDS encoding NUDIX hydrolase, whose amino-acid sequence is MSHKWLEWAKQIQSISQAGLAFSKDLYDLERYETLRKISVEILAEYTDLKMEKIQHLFANESGYQTPKVDVRGVVFKEDKILLVKEEHDQKWALPGGFCDIGLSPSENVVKEVKEEAGYDVVVKRLLAVFDYHKHPHPPQAYHYYKLFILCEIYGGNAATGIETNDVNFFDRDNLPPLSRMRNTESQIQLMFEFLNHPNKEVILD
- a CDS encoding GntR family transcriptional regulator, whose translation is MFELDIRSRKAIYEQLVDRIKELIINQVLQPDEKLPSVRMLAKQLTINPNTIQKAYRELEQQGYLYSIQGKGSFVAPVEVMHNEMKLNEVKSQLLKLISEAVYLGLTKEDLLTLYEEAKQKMEGGDENDDRDS
- a CDS encoding NosD domain-containing protein, whose product is MAIHIVPTDFPTVQQAIDDAGTVAGDSIQILAGTFDGFNVNKPRLKIFGCGIGKTIIAGNSSPADTDGITVNANQTILKGFTVQGFIEGFDSDGIEVNSNNNILIEIESKMNDADGFEIDGESNFLIDCSAVFNGADGFDLDTNHHCVINCESIRNGDEGFEINGDFNKFINNISKEADADGFDVENGNSNTLFRNKVLNNGSDGIEMDDSSNNNNIIENLVCGNEQSGIFLTAGDDEFTVENVIDSNIVRNNGTGGIGSGILVLDNADDNIIRFNKLKNNVPFDIQVVGDVMDNTFDGNICGNSFPDGLCT
- a CDS encoding YybH family protein is translated as MEVLNNYIKATNTHNFDEVRKLLHPNATYFFTDKTCTTLEEIQLYFEKAWTVIKDENYEAHDVKWLYTESNSATCTYTYFYEGYYNGEYTSGRGRATNVFVKESDQWLLIHEHLSPLPKRN
- a CDS encoding GNAT family N-acetyltransferase, which produces MLRGENIYLRPFKLADAAERLQLQERNRAFFEQFSFERSTDFYTLNKQEELIINNEKYAEQDVSYQFGIFKHSDQLIGTIDLFQIQRGSLQSAFIGYFLDKAQNGKGYTTEAAQLVVNYAFEELHLHRIEAGVMPHNIGSIRVLEKVGFHKEGIAKQSVKINGKWEDHQMLAIINPND
- the cutA gene encoding divalent cation tolerance protein CutA, with the translated sequence MNCKYVKVEVLIPEVFIDELRTELNNIGVLKIGLYDNVMSYSEVKGYWRPLEGATPFDGEVGEISTGTECKVEFHCLYEEINNVKKVINDIHPYEVPVVYVIPLLD